In one Conger conger chromosome 5, fConCon1.1, whole genome shotgun sequence genomic region, the following are encoded:
- the LOC133128536 gene encoding putative tyrosine-protein phosphatase auxilin isoform X2, whose product MDSSDMDANYGGGLLDMVKGGAGKLFTSFKDNLKDTLKDTSTKVMNQVATYTKGELDISYITSRIIVMSYPAEAIELGYRNHVEDVRSFLDSRHLDHYTVFNLSQRNYRGAKFSNRVSECNWPARQAPSLHNLFAVCKNMHNWLQQNPKNVCVITCMQDGRAPAGVLVCAMFCFSHLFCNPVPAIQLLSAKRPGSGLWPSHRRYVGYMCSMVSEKPTLPHSKPLVIKAVTMSPVPIFNKQRTGCRPFCDILIGETKIFSTAQEYERMREHRVQEGKVVFPLGVSAHGDVVVSVYHMRSTIGGRLQAKTSNMQIFQIQFHTGFISPGTTVLKFTKPELDACDSPEKYPQLFHVQLDIEVETADRQKDLTPPWEQFPSKDINPTILFSCHEEHQGALAIADAGKAPGGPEQRPALGPQEGESLGDGQRSGSSGEKPGGPQAMPADDKKPEAPPTAAPPPAEEVDLLGLDGDAGGQASSMPQAPPTNTDLLGDLFGSTPHPGSSPASAQSTPQKFAPPHSPCISTLPADDFDPFGSGPTLQEPGGSFLGPGPTSPVPPAAPTVNIQQQNLMGGWDSNNPAATGGWGGSRSAATSPTGSSHNTPTHQPKPNTLDPFADLGNLGGGSGFSSKPTTPTGSGGAFPPSPQRSPQHMGGGAWQTGGGFPSWQQGGGAQWQSQQQQAKGVPPPQASPQHRPNYNIGFSSMGGAPNASTKPGTKPKMTEANFDDLLSGQGFAGSKDKKGPRTIAEMRKEEMAKEMDPEKLKILDWIEGKERNIRALLSTMHTVLWEGETRWKSVGMADLVTPEQVKKVYRKAVLVVHPDKATGQPYEQYAKMIFMELNDAWSEFESQGQKPLY is encoded by the exons ATATGGACGCCAACTATGGCGGGGGTCTCCTGGACATGGTAAAGGGTGGAGCTGGGAAGCTGTTCACCAGCTTCAAAGACAACCTCAAAGACACCCTGAAGGACACCTCCACTAAAGTCATGAACCAAGTCGCAAC TTACACAAAAGGAGAGCTGGACATTTCCTACATCACCTCACGAATTATAG TGATGTCGTACCCTGCCGAGGCCATCGAACTGGGCTACAGGAACCACGTGGAGGATGTGCGCTCCTTTCTGGACTCCCGCCACTTGGACCACTACACCGTCTTCAATCTGTCCCAGAGGAACTATCGTGGAGCCAAATTCTCCAACAGG GTGTCAGAGTGCAACTGGCCAGCCCGACAAGCCCCCAGTCTCCACAACCTGTTTGCTGTCTGCAAGAACATGCATAACTGGCTCCAACAGAACCCCAAGAATGTCTGTGTGATTACTTGCATG CAGGATGGCAGAGCCCCTGCAGGTGTCCTGGTTTGTGCCATGTTCTGCTTCTCTCACCTGTTCTGTAACCCGGTCCCTGCCATCCAGCTACTCAGCGCCAAGAGGCCCGGGTCAGGCTTGTGGCCCTCACACAGAAG GTACGTTGGCTACATGTGCAGCATGGTGTCGGAGAAGCCCACCCTGCCCCACTCCAAGCCCCTGGTCATCAAGGCAGTCACCATGAGCCCTGTGCCCATCTTCAACAAGCAACGCACTGGCTGCCGACCCTTCTGCGACATCCTCATCGGAGAGACCAAGATCTTCTCTACAGCGCAGGAGTACGAGAGGATGAG GGAGCATCGGGTCCAGGAGGGGAAGGTGGTGTTCCCTCTGGGTGTGAGCGCTCACGGGGATGTGGTGGTCTCTGTCTACCATATGAGGTCAACCATCGGAGGGCGACTGCAGGCCAAG ACGTCCAACATGCAAATATTCCAGATTCAGTTTCACACTGGTTTCATTTCTCCTGGGACCACGGTCTTAAAGTTCACGAA gCCGGAGTTGGATGCGTGTGACTCCCCAGAGAAGTATCCTCAGCTCTTTCACGTGCAGCTGGACATCGAGGTGGAGACAGCAGACAGGCAGAAGGACCTGACCCCACCCTGGGAGCAGTTCCCCAGCAAGGACATCAACCCCACCATCCTCTTTTCCTGCCACGAGGAACACCAGGGTGCACTTGCCATTGCTG ATGCTGGCAAGGCCCCTGGGGGGCCTGAACAACGGCCGGCCCTGGGCCCCCAGGAAGGCGAGTCTTTGGGTGATGGCCAGCGGAGTGGCAGCAGCGGTGAGAAGCCTGGTGGGCCCCAGGCCATGCCCGCTGATGACAAGAAGCCTGAGGCCCCACCCACTGCGGCACCTCCCCCCGCTGAGGAAGTGGACCTGCTGGGTTTGGATGGAGACGCTGgtggccaggcctcctccatgCCCCAGGCTCCCCCCACCAACACAGACCTGCTGGGAGACCTGTTTGGCTCCACGCCCCACCCTGGCAGCAGCCCTGCTTCTGCACAGTCTACCCCCCAGAAATTTGCCCCACCCCACTCTCCTTGTATCTCCACTCTCCCTGCGGACG ATTTCGATCCCTTCGGCTCCGGTCCAACACTGCAGGAGCCAGGAGGCTCGTTCTTGGGGCCAG GCCCGACCTCTCCAGtgccccccgccgcccccacTGTCAACATTCAGCAGCAGAACCTGATGGGAGGGTGGGATTCCAACAATCCAGCGGCTACAG gtggATGGGGAGGGAGCAGGTCAGCGGCCACCAGCCCCACGGGATCCTcccacaacacacccacacaccagccCAAACCAAACACTCTCGACCCCTTTGCCGACCTCGGGAATCTGGGAG GAGGCTCTGGGTTCTCCAGCAAGCCGACCACCCCCACAGGGTCTGGGGgtgccttccctccctctccacagaGGTCCCCCCAGCACATGGGTGGAGGGGCATGGCAGACAGGCGGGGGCTTCCCCTCCTGGCAGCAGGGTGGAGGGGCGCAGTGGCAatcccagcagcagcaggctaAAGGGGTGCCCCCGCCCCAGGCCTCCCCACAGCATCGCCCCAACTACAACATCGGCTTCTCCAGCATGGGCGGGGCCCCCAACGCCAGCACGAAACCTG GGACCAAACCCAAAATGACGGAGGCCAACTTTGACGACCTGCTCTCCGGCCAAGGCTTCGCTGGCAGCAAAGACAAGAAGGGGCCGCGGACGATAGCAGAGATgaggaaggaggagatggcAAAGGAGATGGACCCTGAGAAGCTAAAA ATCCTGGACTGGATCGAAGGGAAGGAGAGGAATATCCGAGCCCTGCTGTCCACCATGCACACGGTGCTTTGGGAGGGGGAGACCAGGTGGAAGTCTGTGGGAATGGCTGACCTGGTCACTCCGGAGCAGGTCAAGAAGGTCTATCGCAAGGCTGTGCTGGTGGTCCACCCTGACAAG GCCACAGGACAACCCTATGAACAGTATGCCAAGATGATTTTCATGGAACTAAATGACGCCTGGTCAGAGTTTGAAAGTCAAGGACAAAAGCCATTGTACTGA
- the LOC133128536 gene encoding putative tyrosine-protein phosphatase auxilin isoform X1, with protein MSLLGGCKKKTAYDGYESLQLVDSSRDFNNGGRGGSTHGASGTAADLAAEAGPGRPEDYRTMDSSDMDANYGGGLLDMVKGGAGKLFTSFKDNLKDTLKDTSTKVMNQVATYTKGELDISYITSRIIVMSYPAEAIELGYRNHVEDVRSFLDSRHLDHYTVFNLSQRNYRGAKFSNRVSECNWPARQAPSLHNLFAVCKNMHNWLQQNPKNVCVITCMQDGRAPAGVLVCAMFCFSHLFCNPVPAIQLLSAKRPGSGLWPSHRRYVGYMCSMVSEKPTLPHSKPLVIKAVTMSPVPIFNKQRTGCRPFCDILIGETKIFSTAQEYERMREHRVQEGKVVFPLGVSAHGDVVVSVYHMRSTIGGRLQAKTSNMQIFQIQFHTGFISPGTTVLKFTKPELDACDSPEKYPQLFHVQLDIEVETADRQKDLTPPWEQFPSKDINPTILFSCHEEHQGALAIADAGKAPGGPEQRPALGPQEGESLGDGQRSGSSGEKPGGPQAMPADDKKPEAPPTAAPPPAEEVDLLGLDGDAGGQASSMPQAPPTNTDLLGDLFGSTPHPGSSPASAQSTPQKFAPPHSPCISTLPADDFDPFGSGPTLQEPGGSFLGPGPTSPVPPAAPTVNIQQQNLMGGWDSNNPAATGGWGGSRSAATSPTGSSHNTPTHQPKPNTLDPFADLGNLGGGSGFSSKPTTPTGSGGAFPPSPQRSPQHMGGGAWQTGGGFPSWQQGGGAQWQSQQQQAKGVPPPQASPQHRPNYNIGFSSMGGAPNASTKPGTKPKMTEANFDDLLSGQGFAGSKDKKGPRTIAEMRKEEMAKEMDPEKLKILDWIEGKERNIRALLSTMHTVLWEGETRWKSVGMADLVTPEQVKKVYRKAVLVVHPDKATGQPYEQYAKMIFMELNDAWSEFESQGQKPLY; from the exons ATATGGACGCCAACTATGGCGGGGGTCTCCTGGACATGGTAAAGGGTGGAGCTGGGAAGCTGTTCACCAGCTTCAAAGACAACCTCAAAGACACCCTGAAGGACACCTCCACTAAAGTCATGAACCAAGTCGCAAC TTACACAAAAGGAGAGCTGGACATTTCCTACATCACCTCACGAATTATAG TGATGTCGTACCCTGCCGAGGCCATCGAACTGGGCTACAGGAACCACGTGGAGGATGTGCGCTCCTTTCTGGACTCCCGCCACTTGGACCACTACACCGTCTTCAATCTGTCCCAGAGGAACTATCGTGGAGCCAAATTCTCCAACAGG GTGTCAGAGTGCAACTGGCCAGCCCGACAAGCCCCCAGTCTCCACAACCTGTTTGCTGTCTGCAAGAACATGCATAACTGGCTCCAACAGAACCCCAAGAATGTCTGTGTGATTACTTGCATG CAGGATGGCAGAGCCCCTGCAGGTGTCCTGGTTTGTGCCATGTTCTGCTTCTCTCACCTGTTCTGTAACCCGGTCCCTGCCATCCAGCTACTCAGCGCCAAGAGGCCCGGGTCAGGCTTGTGGCCCTCACACAGAAG GTACGTTGGCTACATGTGCAGCATGGTGTCGGAGAAGCCCACCCTGCCCCACTCCAAGCCCCTGGTCATCAAGGCAGTCACCATGAGCCCTGTGCCCATCTTCAACAAGCAACGCACTGGCTGCCGACCCTTCTGCGACATCCTCATCGGAGAGACCAAGATCTTCTCTACAGCGCAGGAGTACGAGAGGATGAG GGAGCATCGGGTCCAGGAGGGGAAGGTGGTGTTCCCTCTGGGTGTGAGCGCTCACGGGGATGTGGTGGTCTCTGTCTACCATATGAGGTCAACCATCGGAGGGCGACTGCAGGCCAAG ACGTCCAACATGCAAATATTCCAGATTCAGTTTCACACTGGTTTCATTTCTCCTGGGACCACGGTCTTAAAGTTCACGAA gCCGGAGTTGGATGCGTGTGACTCCCCAGAGAAGTATCCTCAGCTCTTTCACGTGCAGCTGGACATCGAGGTGGAGACAGCAGACAGGCAGAAGGACCTGACCCCACCCTGGGAGCAGTTCCCCAGCAAGGACATCAACCCCACCATCCTCTTTTCCTGCCACGAGGAACACCAGGGTGCACTTGCCATTGCTG ATGCTGGCAAGGCCCCTGGGGGGCCTGAACAACGGCCGGCCCTGGGCCCCCAGGAAGGCGAGTCTTTGGGTGATGGCCAGCGGAGTGGCAGCAGCGGTGAGAAGCCTGGTGGGCCCCAGGCCATGCCCGCTGATGACAAGAAGCCTGAGGCCCCACCCACTGCGGCACCTCCCCCCGCTGAGGAAGTGGACCTGCTGGGTTTGGATGGAGACGCTGgtggccaggcctcctccatgCCCCAGGCTCCCCCCACCAACACAGACCTGCTGGGAGACCTGTTTGGCTCCACGCCCCACCCTGGCAGCAGCCCTGCTTCTGCACAGTCTACCCCCCAGAAATTTGCCCCACCCCACTCTCCTTGTATCTCCACTCTCCCTGCGGACG ATTTCGATCCCTTCGGCTCCGGTCCAACACTGCAGGAGCCAGGAGGCTCGTTCTTGGGGCCAG GCCCGACCTCTCCAGtgccccccgccgcccccacTGTCAACATTCAGCAGCAGAACCTGATGGGAGGGTGGGATTCCAACAATCCAGCGGCTACAG gtggATGGGGAGGGAGCAGGTCAGCGGCCACCAGCCCCACGGGATCCTcccacaacacacccacacaccagccCAAACCAAACACTCTCGACCCCTTTGCCGACCTCGGGAATCTGGGAG GAGGCTCTGGGTTCTCCAGCAAGCCGACCACCCCCACAGGGTCTGGGGgtgccttccctccctctccacagaGGTCCCCCCAGCACATGGGTGGAGGGGCATGGCAGACAGGCGGGGGCTTCCCCTCCTGGCAGCAGGGTGGAGGGGCGCAGTGGCAatcccagcagcagcaggctaAAGGGGTGCCCCCGCCCCAGGCCTCCCCACAGCATCGCCCCAACTACAACATCGGCTTCTCCAGCATGGGCGGGGCCCCCAACGCCAGCACGAAACCTG GGACCAAACCCAAAATGACGGAGGCCAACTTTGACGACCTGCTCTCCGGCCAAGGCTTCGCTGGCAGCAAAGACAAGAAGGGGCCGCGGACGATAGCAGAGATgaggaaggaggagatggcAAAGGAGATGGACCCTGAGAAGCTAAAA ATCCTGGACTGGATCGAAGGGAAGGAGAGGAATATCCGAGCCCTGCTGTCCACCATGCACACGGTGCTTTGGGAGGGGGAGACCAGGTGGAAGTCTGTGGGAATGGCTGACCTGGTCACTCCGGAGCAGGTCAAGAAGGTCTATCGCAAGGCTGTGCTGGTGGTCCACCCTGACAAG GCCACAGGACAACCCTATGAACAGTATGCCAAGATGATTTTCATGGAACTAAATGACGCCTGGTCAGAGTTTGAAAGTCAAGGACAAAAGCCATTGTACTGA